In the Impatiens glandulifera unplaced genomic scaffold, dImpGla2.1, whole genome shotgun sequence genome, one interval contains:
- the LOC124918356 gene encoding SNF2 domain-containing protein CLASSY 4-like → MLQELPDLLVLDEGHTPRNENSLIWKALSRIQTQKRIILSGTPFQNNFRELYNTLYLVRPKFADNVKKAQGLSRKQRRNSKENVALNKWVSLTKGIAENDDDRIKELKDIIYRMAHVYKGDILKESLPGLRDSLVVLKPTELQNSILNVILKMKNGLEREHCVSLTSVHPSLLIHSQLSEKEEFSLYMSQLDDLKKNPEAGVKTMFLIELIRLSESLNEKVLIFSQYIHPLTLIMDQLKSYFGWSEGKEILYMDGSKDTKLRQISITSFNNPDSAVKVMLASTKACSEGISLVGASRVVLLDVVWNPSVEKQAISRAYRIGQKKLVYTYHLVAGEAESTKYGRQTHKDSLSKLVFSSTNDNSSENSLMGNVGKDKILQEMVHHEKTCHMFEKVVHQEESS, encoded by the coding sequence CACCAAGAAATGAGAACAGCCTTATCTGGAAAGCACTTTCAAGAATCCAAACTCAAAAGCGTATAATCCTATCTGGAACTCCTTTTCAGAACAACTTTCGCGAGCTATACAATACCCTTTATTTGGTAAGACCGAAGTTtgctgataatgttaaaaaagcACAGGGATTATCAAGAAAACAGAGACGAAATTCGAAAGAGAACGTAGCATTAAACAAATGGGTATCATTGACAAAAGGCATAGCTGAAAATGATGATGATAGGATCAAAGAGTTAAAGGATATAATTTATCGAATGGCACATGTTTACAAAGGTGACATTCTTAAGGAAAGCCTTCCAGGTTTGAGAGATTCTTTGGTTGTGTTAAAGCCAACCGAGTTACAAAACTCAATTCTTAATGTCATCTTGAAGATGAAGAATGGGCTTGAACGCGAACATTGTGTTTCTTTAACGTCGGTTCACCCTTCATTGTTGATTCACTCTCAATTATCTGAAAAAGAAGAGTTTTCACTTTACATGTCTCAGTTAGATGATCTTAAGAAAAATCCAGAAGCAGGGGTGAAGACAATGTTCTTAATTGAACTAATCCGTCTTAGTGAAAGCCTGAATGAGAAAGTCCTTATCTTTAGTCAATACATTCATCCTCTAACACTTATCATGGATCAACTCAAATCCTACTTTGGTTGGTCTGAAGGTAAGGAAATATTGTATATGGATGGATCAAAAGACACAAAGCTTCGTCAAATTTCGATAACTTCATTCAACAATCCAGATAGTGCGGTTAAAGTGATGTTAGCCTCAACCAAGGCTTGTTCCGAGGGTATAAGTTTGGTTGGGGCTTCGAGAGTTGTATTGTTGGACGTGGTTTGGAATCCCTCGGTTGAAAAACAGGCCATCAGCCGGGCTTATAGAATTGGGCAGAAAAAACTTGTCTACACTTATCATCTTGTTGCTGGTGAAGCTGAGAGTACTAAGTATGGTAGACAAACTCATAAAGACAGTTTATCTAAATTAGTGTTTTCTTCTACAAATGATAATAGTTCTGAGAATAGTTTGATGGGTAATGTTGGGAAAGACAAGATTTTGCAAGAAATGGTTCATCATGAGAAAACTTGTCACATGTTTGAGAAAGTTGTTCACCAAGAGGAATCTAGTTGA